The genomic DNA GATGCCAAGCGCGGCAGGGATGTCAACCTCGAGGAACAACAACTCCTCAAACAATGCAAGGAACTCCTTGATAATGAAACACCCTTGCGGACCAGCCCGGAGCTTGCCTCCGAACACCTGCTCAAGGGTTTTACTTTTCTTTCAGCAAGGCCGATGCTTGTGGTTTTCAATAATCAGGATGATGATGACGCCTTGCCGGATGTTGGAGAAATCGCCCAACAAGAAAAATGCCTGGTGGTTCGCTGCAGCCTTGAACATGAACTTACCCTGATGCAGCCTGACGAGGCTTTGGAATACCTTGAAGAGTACGGCATCACCGTATCAGCCATGGACCTGATGATCTCATTTTCCTATGAACTTCTGGGCCTGATATCCTTTTTCACCGTGGGCGAGGATGAGGTCCGCGCCTGGACGATCCGCAAAAATATTGATGCGGTGGATGCCGCCGAAGTGATTCATTCGGATATCAAGAAAGGATTCATCCGCGCCGAGGTGGTTGCCTACGACGATCTTATGGAAGCCGGATCACGAAACGAAGCAAAAAAGAAAGGCACGGTGCGCCTTGAGGGCAAAACCTATCAGGTCCAGGACGGAGATATTATCGAATTTCGTTTTAATGTATAGGGTGTCTTACAATAAACACGAATCACACGAATCTCCCTTGCGGTCTCTGACCGTGGTATACGCCAAAACCAACAGACTCAAGAGCAATCCGATAATAGCCCCGTTAAGCTTGTTTTTATCAGCCTCAAGACCGTCCGGGTGGATTGAAATCACCAGGCGCGGCGAGAATTCCTGCCACTCCGGTATTTTTTTATAATTCTTGATTTCCACAAGATATTGGGTTCCGGCTTCCGCGTAAAACTCCCCCAGATGCAGGCCGGCAAATCCCTCCCGGATAATCGGCGTAAAGGATTTCTCCCAGCTTGCGCCTTCTCCAACCACCTTCTCGCCGTCAAAAACCCTCCAGGCAAAATCAAGGTTTCGGCTGATTTCAAGATGATCTATTGGTTTATCCTCAGCAGAAGGGCTTGACTCGATCAGGATATCCACCACGTAGCGGTATTTTTTACCTACCTCGAATCTTTCCTGGGTTGTACCGACGCCATCCAGTGCCAGGGGCATTTCCAGCGCCGTTGGCCTGAAATCAGTGCTGGAAATCCCGAGGAGCATGATGACGATTCGCCCTGAGGTAAAAAAAACCAGCGCCAGCGCTGCTATGCGGAAAATTGACATGTGTCCCCCCTGTTATTTATTATCCGCCGTCTAGAAATTCATACAAAACATCAATGCATTGCGAATAAACCTACACAGTATCAAAACTCCTGTCATGCATAAACAGGGGGATGAGAGATTTGGACGTTATGAAAGGGCTGCAGGCGGAATTTGAAAATTCAGCGCGGGAATCTGTGCTTGAAGAAGGAATGGATTCCCTTTTCAGTCCGAAATCTCATAACTCCTCACCGTAGACAGCGCCTCGTCGTACACTTTAGGCAGCTCATCGATGGGAAACGCCAGGGCATAGGTCAGTGGGACGATTTTCGCCCAGTCGCCACGCTCATAGGCACGGGCAAGTTTCAGGGTGTTGGCCAGTGATGTTCCGCCGCCGCCGAGCAGGGCTTCCTTGACAGCGTCGGAAAAGGGGATTTCTTCCAGTAGTATTTCCATGGGCTGGTCCAACAGGGCATCGAGCAGTGAAAACATCCCGGCGGTATAAAACTTGTTAGCCTCGACGTAAAAATTCCGCTGCGCGATCAACTCGCAGAACCTCGCTCGGAAGAGACAGAGCCGAAGAAGCTCGGAAGGTTTCTCCTCGGACAGATAGGACAGCAGCATCAGAGCGAGCCACTTGCGGAGATTGTTTTCCCCGACAATGGCCAGGGCTGAATTCAGTGAATCAACCTGACGGTTAAGGGCAAAAAACGCCGAATTGACATATTTCAGCAATTTATAGGAAAGTGAAGCGTCGGTGGATACCAGTCTGGAGATCTTATTATAATCGTAATTATCGTCCTGAATCTGTTGGAGGAGCTGGAGGTACTTCATTTTCGTCCCCGGGATATCATTGCCGGTTACTATCTTTGGCCTGCTGAAAAAATAGCCCTGAAAATAGTCGAATCCCAGAGACCTGCAGAACTCAAATTCTTCTACGGTTTCAACACATTCTGCAAGGAGTTTGACGCCTTTGCCGGATAATTCGTGAAAATGGCGAACGATTTCAGGCCGGCTCATCTGGTTGATATCCAGCTTGACGATATCGGCATGATCCACCAGAGGCTTCTCGCCCTGACGGAAGAAAAAACTGTCGAGAACAACGAGATAGCCGCGATCACGCAGGGACCTGCAGGCCGCAAGCACTTCTTCCGTCTCACGCAGGTCCGCAAGTACCTCGATCACAGTAATATCCTTTGGGAACAACGACGGGTAGTCCTTTACCAGCATACCAGCGGTAAAGTTGATAAAAGCCTTTCTGTTTTCAGTGAGATCACGAAGGCCG from Pseudomonadota bacterium includes the following:
- a CDS encoding YchF family ATPase; the protein is MKLGIIGLPGAGKSTLFEALTGIIQDDAAHKPEDRIGTITVPDKRVDILSDMYKPKKTMHARVEYLLPYIAAHDQGRKKEETAWTTVRTCDAIIHVVRNFKGYGEEAPQPLKDFTSMNEEMIFADLMVVEKRLERLELDAKRGRDVNLEEQQLLKQCKELLDNETPLRTSPELASEHLLKGFTFLSARPMLVVFNNQDDDDALPDVGEIAQQEKCLVVRCSLEHELTLMQPDEALEYLEEYGITVSAMDLMISFSYELLGLISFFTVGEDEVRAWTIRKNIDAVDAAEVIHSDIKKGFIRAEVVAYDDLMEAGSRNEAKKKGTVRLEGKTYQVQDGDIIEFRFNV
- a CDS encoding HDOD domain-containing protein, which translates into the protein MKDSREQDSQGSTAHKIFVARQPIFSRRQKIFGYELFFRSGLDNYFDTSQDACEATSKVITNSYLLIGLRDLTENRKAFINFTAGMLVKDYPSLFPKDITVIEVLADLRETEEVLAACRSLRDRGYLVVLDSFFFRQGEKPLVDHADIVKLDINQMSRPEIVRHFHELSGKGVKLLAECVETVEEFEFCRSLGFDYFQGYFFSRPKIVTGNDIPGTKMKYLQLLQQIQDDNYDYNKISRLVSTDASLSYKLLKYVNSAFFALNRQVDSLNSALAIVGENNLRKWLALMLLSYLSEEKPSELLRLCLFRARFCELIAQRNFYVEANKFYTAGMFSLLDALLDQPMEILLEEIPFSDAVKEALLGGGGTSLANTLKLARAYERGDWAKIVPLTYALAFPIDELPKVYDEALSTVRSYEISD